One window of the Daphnia pulex isolate KAP4 chromosome 8, ASM2113471v1 genome contains the following:
- the LOC124200541 gene encoding ATP-dependent DNA helicase pif1-like: MAAINDENSPQSRQFFLDGPGGTGKTFLYNTLINVLQGEGKKIIAVASTGIASTLLIDGATYHSQFKIYPPITETTRSKIEEHHFSAKLIRDAALIIEDGATVMTNHALNAIKHVTEKVTKNNKPYGNKVLLLGGDFRQCLPVVKHGNRVKVVEATIKYCESWSTFLHLRLTENMRTTAGSQEYANWLIELGNKTLPTTTNLSSDVVEIPPDFLITEEYAKSLNITGDQDPRINALIHHVFGDPKHVLDQDISEKVNSHAILCPKNDECLKINNAII; the protein is encoded by the coding sequence ATGGCCGCAATCAATGATGAAAACTCTCCTCAATCACGTCAATTCTTCTTAGATGGTCCTGGTGGAACAGGGAAAACATTTCTCTACAATACTCTAATCAACGTTCTTCAGggtgaaggaaaaaagatcaTTGCTGTCGCTTCAACTGGAATCGCTTCAACACTGTTGATTGATGGAGCCACTTATCATTCTCAGTTTAAAATTTATCCGCCCATCACAGAAACAACCAGATCGAAAATAGAAGAACACCACTTCTCGGCGAAATTGATAAGGGATGCCGCACTTATCATCGAGGACGGAGCTACTGTTATGACCAACCACGCTCTCAATGCGATTAAGCACGTCACTGAAAAAGTGACTAAGAATAACAAGCCTTATGGAAATAAAGTCCTTCTCCTCGGGGGAGACTTTAGACAATGTTTGCCAGTAGTCAAACATGGAAATCGAGTTAAGGTAGTCGAAGCTACCATTAAATACTGCGAGAGTTGGTCCACCTTTCTTCACCTTCGGTTAACAGAAAACATGCGCACCACGGCGGGAAGTCAAGAGTACGCAAATTGGCTGATTGAACTGGGAAATAAGAcgttaccaacaacaacaaatttgagTTCAGATGTCGTTGAAATCCCTCCTGACTTCCTGATTACCGAAGAATATGCAAAGTCTTTGAATATCACCGGAGACCAAGATCCAAGAATCAATGCTTTAATTCATCACGTGTTCGGTGATCCAAAGCATGTATTGGATCAAGATATCTCTGAAAAAGTTAATTCCCATGCGATATTATGCCCCAAGAATGATGAATGTTTGAAGATAAACAATGCAATAATCTAA
- the LOC124199536 gene encoding putative ankyrin repeat protein RF_0381, translating into MWGSGSLDLAKGKKFLNQLLYVQHVDKEKDTTSTISEQSLREYLLVNHKIFSDSNFSEYLRNPKANVGILKSSLKDVITHVQVYSNPLPVAMLRSEVTIHAFVAITTKNRRTKKEMWYSIEKNGNNIVLQQSPYEYDVTEKLYDAEKMELVQRPEPVTERKSARGNFRGLERLLRAIWETNQLSTNYHLLFSNCQNFASFVFRKSNSRKKWSTVTSAIVDRFGLRNKKTKSESLADSMKYNWIEKDDKFAYYKAMIERNRKDLEKLIANNLTNESINSVDSQGYTLLEWARVFSTSDWPIDQYLKDVGARNTSNEKTFRRNVFFIALQFLSSNKSRLLSFDGIYLRGVNKTGDSALHLALYGEKWDVAENILSEFKDYDVNVTNSLGCLPLHLSLGYSPFDLPVQFEFKMALMKKILSRTNSENVNKHINRYGDSALHYAITNQSKTVVEELLKHKDVDVNSKNKINCTSLHLASKWKEIPVDLFKKILKKSTYVNAQDEDGNTALHVAVLNESKTAIKELLKRTDVDVNVRCIDNRTALHFAAKWTHMPINLFKEILKKTTDVNAQHQDGQTALHYAILENSKTAVEELLKHKELDVNLKNRDSCTALHFASMWEDIPIDLCRIILEKSTDVNAQDEDGCTALHYAIINKSKTVVEELLNRKELDVNLKDYCNRTAFCSESHLELVSPLP; encoded by the coding sequence ATGTGGGGTTCTGGTTCATTGGACCTCgctaaagggaaaaagttcCTTAACCAATTGTTGTACGTACAACACgtcgataaagaaaaagacacgacCAGTACAATATCCGAGCAATCCCTTCGAGAATATTTACTGGTAAACCACAAGATATTTTCCGACTCGAATTTTTCAGAGTACTTGAGAAATCCTAAAGCAAATGTCGGCATTCTGAAATCATCTTTAAAAGATGTAATCACCCACGTCCAAGTTTACTCCAATCCTCTTCCAGTTGCTATGCTGAGATCGGAAGTCACGATTCACGCTTTCGTCGCCATCACAACGAAGAACAGGAGAACCAAAAAAGAGATGTGGTATTCCATCGAAAAGAATGGAAATAACATTGTTCTACAGCAGTCACCATACGAGTATGACGTCACCGAGAAATTATACGACGCTGAAAAGATGGAACTCGTTCAAAGACCAGAGCCAGTTACAGAGCGCAAAAGTGCTAGGGGCAATTTTAGAGGCCTTGAACGTTTGTTGCGAGCCATTTGGGAAACCAATCAGCTGAGCACTAATTATCATCTTCTGTTTTCAAACTGCCAAAATTTCGCATCTTTCGTTTTCAGAAAATCCAATTCTCGGAAAAAGTGGTCGACGGTGACGAGTGCTATAGTCGACCGATTCGGAttgagaaataagaaaaccaaGTCCGAAAGCCTGGCGGATTCAATGAAATACAATTGGATTGAAAAAGACGACAAATTTGCCTATTACAAGGCTATGATTGAGAGAAACAGGAAAGACTTAGAAAAACTTATTGCCAATAACTTGACAAACGAATCTATAAACAGTGTCGACTCCCAAGGCTACACGTTACTCGAATGGGCCAGAGTTTTCTCTACATCCGACTGGCCAATCGATCAGTACTTAAAAGACGTTGGCGCTCGAAATACATCAAACGAGAAAACGTTTCGCCGGAATGTGTTTTTCATAGCCCTGCAATTCCTTTCTTCAAATAAATCTCGGTTGTTGTCATTTGACGGGATTTATCTTCGTGGCGTGAACAAAACGGGCGACTCGGCATTGCATTTGGCTTTGTACGGAGAAAAATGGGACGTTGCCGAAAACATTCTCAGTGAATTTAAAGATTATGACGTCAACGTCACCAATTCTTTGGGGTGCCTACCACTTCATCTATCTTTGGGTTATTCGCCATTCGATCTACCtgttcaatttgaatttaaaatggcCTTGATGAAAAAGATTCTTTCTCGGACGAATTCGGAGAACGTCAACAAACACATCAACAGATATGGAGACTCTGCTCTTCACTATGCAATTACGAACCAGTCCAAAACTGTGGTAGAGGAACTTCTCAAACACAAGGACGTGGATGTGAACAGCAAAAATAAGATAAATTGCACTTCTCTACATTTGGCTTCAAAGTGGAAGGAGATTCCAGTTGATTTGTTcaagaaaattctgaaaaaatcGACCTATGTCAACGCACAAGACGAAGATGGAAACACCGCTCTTCACGTTGCAGTTTTGAACGAGTCCAAAACTGCGATCAAAGAACTTCTCAAACGAACGGACGTGGACGTCAACGTCAGATGCATCGACAACCGGACGGCTCTACATTTCGCTGCCAAGTGGACACATATGCCAATTAATTTGTTCAAggaaattctgaaaaaaacaacagatgTTAACGCACAGCACCAGGATGGACAGACTGCTCTTCACTATgcaattttagaaaattccAAAACTGCAGTCGAAGAACTTCTCAAGCACAAGGAATTGGATGTTAACCTAAAAAATAGGGACAGCTGCACAGCACTACATTTCGCGTCTATGTGGGAGGATATTCCAATTGATTTGTGCAGAATAATTCTAGAAAAATCGACCGATGTTAACGCACAAGACGAAGATGGATGCACTGCTCTTCACTATGCAATTATTAACAAGTCCAAAACTGTGGTAGAAGAACTGCTCAATCGTAAGGAATTGGACGTGAACCTAAAAGATTACTGCAACCGCACAGCATTTTGCTCTGAGAGTCACCTTGAGCTCGTGTCACCTTTGCCCTAA